A window from Solanum stenotomum isolate F172 chromosome 7, ASM1918654v1, whole genome shotgun sequence encodes these proteins:
- the LOC125871829 gene encoding translocase of chloroplast 159, chloroplastic isoform X2, with the protein MDSEEATFSPPAVSSSPGSSPINNSSNHTETENVSKVNVEITDSDINSNSNSEGKSVSDVTIVGGQQELPIPADPDEGTLEKTIGEEKLNDSVVGSADVSMLKSEKPVSEVSMSEGVENVEVLGGGKGEDVGGSVPVIGNSLPDSTDSDATKSMGTGIEGSEGNTEEFDSADKLNSIEQVKDSGGEVAVGAELKEGEDRSTQEEVKETVEDEKIELKAGGDRSIEEEVKETVEDEKMELQGGEDRSIQEEVKEIVEDEKNEALTSVASSNLKEAEEPTSVIEESAIASSNLKEAEEPTSVIEESAIASSNLKEAEEPTSVIEESAIASSNLKEAEEPTSVIEERAIHSDDAEKLNKVVVEQPSESLLAETDGEKFTSEGDAVVDAIEVNVSGPGVAVVGDVEESKEVEEHIEGTTDENVTSVNDVGETRQLIEEVANMTVDEVDAQDPKPVVDDTVAAAESKPVDNIVGAGKLDSGDVQTSDVVAVTEEIKEADPETVNKRLDTKDVEVEPEQAVSGTIYANGDHSGESIEGDVVEVEVSGQTSAISRSITGSEQEGEAKDHIGEEADLEGSVSDGETDGMIFGSSEAAKQFMEELERESGGGSYAGAEVSQDIDGQIVTDSDEEADTDEEGDGKELFDSAALAALLKAATGGDSDGGNITITSQDGSRLFSVERPAGLGSSLRSLRPAPRPSQPNLFTHSSLQNSGESENNLSEEEKKKLETLQQIRVKFLRLIHRLGLSSDEPIAAQVLYRMTLIARRQNSPLFSIEAAKMKAFQLEAEGKDDLDFSVNILVIGKSGVGKSATINSIFGEEKTSIDAFGPATTSVKEISGVVDGVKIRVFDTPGLKSSAMEQGFNRSVLSSVKKLTKKNPPDIFLYVDRLDAQTRDLNDLPMLKTITSCLGPSIWRSAIVTLTHGASAPPDGPSGSPLSYEVFVTQRSHVVQQSIGQAVGDLRMMSPSLMNPVSLVENHPSCRRNRDGHKILPNGQSWRPQLLLLSYSMKILSEASALSKPEDPFDHRKLFGFRTRSPPLPYMLSSMLQSRAHPKLSAEQGGDNGDSDIDLDDLSDSDQEEEDEYDQLPPFKPLRKAQLAKLSKEQRKAYFEEYDYRVKLLQKKQLREELKRMKEMKSKGKEAAIDYGYAEEEADAGAAAPVAVPLPDMALPPSFDSDNPAYRYRFLEPTSQFLARPVLDTHGWDHDCGYDGVNVEQSLAIASRFPAAVTVQITKDKKDFSINLDSSIAAKHGENGSTMAGFDIQSIGKQLAYIVRGETKFKNLKKNKTACGISVTFLGENMVTGLKVEDQIILGKQYVLVGSAGTVRSQSDTAYGANFELQRREADFPIGQVQSTLSMSVIKWRGDLALGFNSMAQFAVGRNSKVAVRAGINNKLSGQVTVRTSSSDHLSLALTAIIPTAIGIYRKLWPDVGENYSIY; encoded by the exons ATGGATTCCGAAGAAGCGACGTTTTCCCCTCCTGCTGTTTCTTCTTCTCCAGGTTCTTCTCCCATCAACAATTCTTCTAATCATACTGAAACTGAAAATGTCTCCAAAGTTAATGTAGAAATCACTGATTCCGATATTAATAGTAATAGCAATAGTGAGGGTAAAAGCGTTAGTGATGTAACTATTGTGGGTGGTCAGCAAGAATTGCCAATTCCTGCTGACCCAGATGAGGGAACCCTAGAAAAAACTATTGGTGAAGAGAAGTTGAATGATTCCGTTGTGGGTTCTGCGGATGTTTCGATGTTGAAGTCAGAGAAGCCTGTTTCTGAGGTTTCTATGAGTGAGGgtgttgaaaatgttgaggtTTTAGGGGGAGGAAAGGGTGAAGATGTTGGTGGTTCTGTTCCTGTTATTGGGAATAGTTTACCTGATTCTACTGACTCTGATGCCACTAAATCTATGGGGACGGGAATTGAAGGCTCGGAGGGAAATACTGAAGAGTTTGACTCAGCTGATAAGTTGAATTCGATTGAGCAGGTGAAAGATAGTGGTGGTGAGGTTGCAGTAGGTGCAGAATTGAAAGAGGGTGAGGATAGGTCCACTCAGGAGGAGGTGAAGGAAACTGTGGAGGATGAAAAGATAGAATTGAAAGCGGGTGGGGATAGGTCTATCGAGGAGGAGGTGAAGGAGACTGTGGAGGATGAAAAGATGGAATTGCAAGGGGGTGAGGATAGGTCCATTCAGGAGGAGGTGAAGGAGATTGTGGAGGATGAAAAGAATGAAGCTTTAACTAGTGTTGCTTCATCTAATTTGAAGGAGGCTGAGGAACCTACCTCGGTCATTGAAGAGAGTGCTATTGCTTCATCCAATTTGAAGGAGGCTGAGGAACCTACCTCGGTCATTGAAGAGAGTGCTATTGCTTCATCCAATTTGAAGGAGGCTGAGGAACCTACCTCGGTCATTGAAGAGAGTGCTATTGCTTCATCCAATTTGAAGGAG GCCGAGGAACCTACCTCGGTCATTGAAGAGAGAGCTATACATAGTGATGATGCCGAAAAACTCAATAAGGTGGTTGTTGAACAACCGTCAGAATCTTTGTTGGCTGAAACAGATGGTGAGAAATTTACTTCCGAAGGAGATGCAGTTGTGGATGCCATTGAAGTCAATGTCTCAGGGCCAGGGGTTGCTGTTGTTGGAGATGTGGAAGAGAGCAAGGAAGTGGAAGAACATATTGAAGGTActactgatgagaatgtgacaTCAGTAAATGATGTTGGTGAGACCAGACAACTTATTGAAGAAGTGGCTAATATGACAGTTGATGAAGTAGATGCACAAGACCCTAAGCCTGTGGTGGATGATACTGTTGCAGCTGCAGAATCAAAGCCTGTGGATAACATTGTTGGTGCTGGAAAACTAGATTCTGGAGATGTTCAGACTAGTGATGTGGTAGCTGTTACTGAGGAAATTAAAGAAGCTGATCCTGAAACTGTTAATAAAAGGCTGGACACCAAGGATGTTGAAGTGGAACCAGAGCAGGCAGTGTCTGGAACTATATATGCCAATGGTGACCATTCCGGAGAAAGCATCGAGGGAGATGTAGTGGAAGTTGAAGTCTCTGGTCAAACATCTGCCATATCAAGGTCAATCACTGGCTCAGAGCAAGAAGGAGAAGCTAAAGATCATATAGGTGAAGAAGCTGACCTTGAAGGCTCAGTTTCAGATGGAGAGACAGATGGTATGATTTTTGGAAGCTCTGAAGCTGCCAAACAGTTTATGGAGGAGCTGGAAAGGGAATCTGGTGGTGGCTCTTATGCTGGTGCTGAGGTTTCGCAGGATATTGATGGTCAGATTGTCACTGACTCAGATGAGGAGGCTGATACTGATGAAGAAGGAGATGGGAAGGAGTTGTTTGATTCAGCTGCCTTAGCTGCTCTTTTAAAAGCAGCAACAGGTGGTGATTCTGATGGTGGCAACATAACAATCACGTCTCAAGATGGATCAAGACTATTCTCTGTTGAACGTCCTGCTGGTCTTGGGTCATCACTCCGGTCACTGAGGCCAGCTCCCCGACCAAGCCAACCCAATCTTTTTACTCATTCCAGTCTTCAGAACAGTGGAGAATCTGAGAACaacttgagtgaagaagagaaaaagaaactGGAGACACTACAGCAGATTAGGGTCAAGTTTTTGAGGCTTATTCACAGGCTGGGTCTTTCTTCTGATGAGCCCATAGCTGCACAAGTTTTGTACCGGATGACACTTATTGCACGAAGGCAAAACAGTCCACTTTTTAGCATTGAGGCTGCAAAGATGAAAGCTTTCCAGCTTGAAGCAGAGGGGAAAGATGATTTGGACTTCTCCGTGAATATCCTGGTTATTGGCAAATCTGGGGTGGGTAAGAGTGCTACCATAAACTCTATCTTTGGAGAGGAAAAAACATCAATTGATGCCTTTGGACCTGCTACCACCAGTGTGAAAGAGATCAGTGGTGTTGTAGATGGTGTTAAGATTCGGGTGTTTGATACACCTGGCCTCAAGTCCTCTGCGATGGAACAGGGTTTCAATCGCAGTGTCTTGTCTTCAGTAAAGAAGTTGACTAAGAAGAACCCCCCTGATATTTTCCTCTATGTCGATCGACTGGATGCCCAAACTAGAGATCTCAATGATCTTCCTATGCTGAAGACTATCACAAGTTGTCTTGGTCCTTCAATATGGCGAAGTGCCATAGTCACCCTCACACATGGAGCTTCTGCACCTCCAGATGGACCTTCTGGATCCCCTTTAAGTTATGAGGTGTTTGTTACTCAAAGATCTCATGTTGTTCAGCAGTCTATCGGGCAAGCAGTAGGCGATTTACGAATGATGAGTCCAAGTTTGATGAATCCTGTCTCTCTGGTAGAAAATCATCCATCTTGTAGGAGGAATAGGGATGGACATAAGATACTACCTAATGGCCAGAGCTGGAGGCCTCAATTACTGCTATTAAGCTACTCAATGAAGATCTTATCTGAAGCAAGTGCACTTTCAAAGCCTGAAGATCCATTTGATCACCGTAAGCTCTTTGGTTTCCGCACACGCTCACCACCTCTTCCGTACATGCTTTCTTCAATGTTGCAGTCACGTGCGCATCCAAAGCTTTCTGCTGAGCAGGGTGGTGACAACGGTGATTCAGACATTGACTTAGATGATTTGTCAGACTCTgaccaagaagaagaagatgagtaCGACCAGCTTCCTCCCTTCAAGCCTCTTCGGAAGGCTCAGCTTGCTAAGCTCAGCAAAGAACAGAGGAAGGCGTACTTTGAGGAGTATGACTATAGGGTCAAGCTCCTTCAGAAGAAACAGTTGAGAGAAGAgttaaaaagaatgaaagagaTGAAAAGTAAGGGAAAAGAGGCGGCAATTGACTATGGTTATGCAGAGGAAGAAGCTGATGCAGGTGCAGCAGCTCCTGTAGCAGTTCCCCTCCCTGACATGGCCCTCCCACCTTCTTTTGATAGTGATAATCCCGCCTACAGGTACCGCTTCTTGGAGCCCACATCACAGTTCCTTGCAAGGCCTGTTCTGGACACGCATGGTTGGGATCATGATTGTGGCTATGATGGTGTTAATGTGGAACAGAGTTTAGCCATTGCAAGTCGTTTCCCTGCTGCAGTTACTGTGCAAATCACCAAAGATAAGAAGGATTTCAGTATCAATTTGGACTCTTCTATTGCTGCCAAGCACGGAGAAAATGGATCAACCATGGCTGGCTTTGATATTCAAAGCATAGGAAAGCAACTTGCCTATATTGTCCGAGGAGAAACCAAAttcaaaaacttgaagaagaacaaGACTGCTTGCGGAATTTCTGTTACATTTCTAGGTGAAAATATGGTTACTGGACTTAAAGTTGAAGATCAGATCATCTTAGGCAAGCAATACGTTCTAGTTGGCAGTGCTGGCACTGTTCGATCTCAGAGTGACACAGCTTATGGGGCGAACTTTGAACTGCAGAGGAGGGAGGCAGATTTCCCAATTGGTCAGGTGCAGTCTACATTGTCTATGTCTGTCATAAAGTGGAGAGGTGATTTGGCTCTAGGTTTCAACAGTATGGCGCAATTCGCTGTGGGACGCAATTCGAAGGTAGCTGTTCGAGCAGGAATCAATAACAAGCTCAGTGGGCAAGTAACCGTGAGGACAAGCAGTTCAGACCATCTCTCTCTTGCACTTACTGCTATTATTCCAACTGCAATTGGCATCTACAGGAAGCTTTGGCCGGATGTTGGCGAGAATTACTCAATCtactaa
- the LOC125871829 gene encoding translocase of chloroplast 159, chloroplastic isoform X4 encodes MDSEEATFSPPAVSSSPGSSPINNSSNHTETENVSKVNVEITDSDINSNSNSEGKSVSDVTIVGGQQELPIPADPDEGTLEKTIGEEKLNDSVVGSADVSMLKSEKPVSEVSMSEGVENVEVLGGGKGEDVGGSVPVIGNSLPDSTDSDATKSMGTGIEGSEGNTEEFDSADKLNSIEQVKDSGGEVAVGAELKEGEDRSTQEEVKETVEDEKIELKAGGDRSIEEEVKETVEDEKMELQGGEDRSIQEEVKEIVEDEKNEALTSVASSNLKEAEEPTSVIEESAIASSNLKEAEEPTSVIEESAIASSNLKEAEEPTSVIEERAIHSDDAEKLNKVVVEQPSESLLAETDGEKFTSEGDAVVDAIEVNVSGPGVAVVGDVEESKEVEEHIEGTTDENVTSVNDVGETRQLIEEVANMTVDEVDAQDPKPVVDDTVAAAESKPVDNIVGAGKLDSGDVQTSDVVAVTEEIKEADPETVNKRLDTKDVEVEPEQAVSGTIYANGDHSGESIEGDVVEVEVSGQTSAISRSITGSEQEGEAKDHIGEEADLEGSVSDGETDGMIFGSSEAAKQFMEELERESGGGSYAGAEVSQDIDGQIVTDSDEEADTDEEGDGKELFDSAALAALLKAATGGDSDGGNITITSQDGSRLFSVERPAGLGSSLRSLRPAPRPSQPNLFTHSSLQNSGESENNLSEEEKKKLETLQQIRVKFLRLIHRLGLSSDEPIAAQVLYRMTLIARRQNSPLFSIEAAKMKAFQLEAEGKDDLDFSVNILVIGKSGVGKSATINSIFGEEKTSIDAFGPATTSVKEISGVVDGVKIRVFDTPGLKSSAMEQGFNRSVLSSVKKLTKKNPPDIFLYVDRLDAQTRDLNDLPMLKTITSCLGPSIWRSAIVTLTHGASAPPDGPSGSPLSYEVFVTQRSHVVQQSIGQAVGDLRMMSPSLMNPVSLVENHPSCRRNRDGHKILPNGQSWRPQLLLLSYSMKILSEASALSKPEDPFDHRKLFGFRTRSPPLPYMLSSMLQSRAHPKLSAEQGGDNGDSDIDLDDLSDSDQEEEDEYDQLPPFKPLRKAQLAKLSKEQRKAYFEEYDYRVKLLQKKQLREELKRMKEMKSKGKEAAIDYGYAEEEADAGAAAPVAVPLPDMALPPSFDSDNPAYRYRFLEPTSQFLARPVLDTHGWDHDCGYDGVNVEQSLAIASRFPAAVTVQITKDKKDFSINLDSSIAAKHGENGSTMAGFDIQSIGKQLAYIVRGETKFKNLKKNKTACGISVTFLGENMVTGLKVEDQIILGKQYVLVGSAGTVRSQSDTAYGANFELQRREADFPIGQVQSTLSMSVIKWRGDLALGFNSMAQFAVGRNSKVAVRAGINNKLSGQVTVRTSSSDHLSLALTAIIPTAIGIYRKLWPDVGENYSIY; translated from the exons ATGGATTCCGAAGAAGCGACGTTTTCCCCTCCTGCTGTTTCTTCTTCTCCAGGTTCTTCTCCCATCAACAATTCTTCTAATCATACTGAAACTGAAAATGTCTCCAAAGTTAATGTAGAAATCACTGATTCCGATATTAATAGTAATAGCAATAGTGAGGGTAAAAGCGTTAGTGATGTAACTATTGTGGGTGGTCAGCAAGAATTGCCAATTCCTGCTGACCCAGATGAGGGAACCCTAGAAAAAACTATTGGTGAAGAGAAGTTGAATGATTCCGTTGTGGGTTCTGCGGATGTTTCGATGTTGAAGTCAGAGAAGCCTGTTTCTGAGGTTTCTATGAGTGAGGgtgttgaaaatgttgaggtTTTAGGGGGAGGAAAGGGTGAAGATGTTGGTGGTTCTGTTCCTGTTATTGGGAATAGTTTACCTGATTCTACTGACTCTGATGCCACTAAATCTATGGGGACGGGAATTGAAGGCTCGGAGGGAAATACTGAAGAGTTTGACTCAGCTGATAAGTTGAATTCGATTGAGCAGGTGAAAGATAGTGGTGGTGAGGTTGCAGTAGGTGCAGAATTGAAAGAGGGTGAGGATAGGTCCACTCAGGAGGAGGTGAAGGAAACTGTGGAGGATGAAAAGATAGAATTGAAAGCGGGTGGGGATAGGTCTATCGAGGAGGAGGTGAAGGAGACTGTGGAGGATGAAAAGATGGAATTGCAAGGGGGTGAGGATAGGTCCATTCAGGAGGAGGTGAAGGAGATTGTGGAGGATGAAAAGAATGAAGCTTTAACTAGTGTTGCTTCATCTAATTTGAAGGAGGCTGAGGAACCTACCTCGGTCATTGAAGAGAGTGCTATTGCTTCATCCAATTTGAAGGAGGCTGAGGAACCTACCTCGGTCATTGAAGAGAGTGCTATTGCTTCATCCAATTTGAAGGAGGCTGAGGAAC CTACCTCGGTCATTGAAGAGAGAGCTATACATAGTGATGATGCCGAAAAACTCAATAAGGTGGTTGTTGAACAACCGTCAGAATCTTTGTTGGCTGAAACAGATGGTGAGAAATTTACTTCCGAAGGAGATGCAGTTGTGGATGCCATTGAAGTCAATGTCTCAGGGCCAGGGGTTGCTGTTGTTGGAGATGTGGAAGAGAGCAAGGAAGTGGAAGAACATATTGAAGGTActactgatgagaatgtgacaTCAGTAAATGATGTTGGTGAGACCAGACAACTTATTGAAGAAGTGGCTAATATGACAGTTGATGAAGTAGATGCACAAGACCCTAAGCCTGTGGTGGATGATACTGTTGCAGCTGCAGAATCAAAGCCTGTGGATAACATTGTTGGTGCTGGAAAACTAGATTCTGGAGATGTTCAGACTAGTGATGTGGTAGCTGTTACTGAGGAAATTAAAGAAGCTGATCCTGAAACTGTTAATAAAAGGCTGGACACCAAGGATGTTGAAGTGGAACCAGAGCAGGCAGTGTCTGGAACTATATATGCCAATGGTGACCATTCCGGAGAAAGCATCGAGGGAGATGTAGTGGAAGTTGAAGTCTCTGGTCAAACATCTGCCATATCAAGGTCAATCACTGGCTCAGAGCAAGAAGGAGAAGCTAAAGATCATATAGGTGAAGAAGCTGACCTTGAAGGCTCAGTTTCAGATGGAGAGACAGATGGTATGATTTTTGGAAGCTCTGAAGCTGCCAAACAGTTTATGGAGGAGCTGGAAAGGGAATCTGGTGGTGGCTCTTATGCTGGTGCTGAGGTTTCGCAGGATATTGATGGTCAGATTGTCACTGACTCAGATGAGGAGGCTGATACTGATGAAGAAGGAGATGGGAAGGAGTTGTTTGATTCAGCTGCCTTAGCTGCTCTTTTAAAAGCAGCAACAGGTGGTGATTCTGATGGTGGCAACATAACAATCACGTCTCAAGATGGATCAAGACTATTCTCTGTTGAACGTCCTGCTGGTCTTGGGTCATCACTCCGGTCACTGAGGCCAGCTCCCCGACCAAGCCAACCCAATCTTTTTACTCATTCCAGTCTTCAGAACAGTGGAGAATCTGAGAACaacttgagtgaagaagagaaaaagaaactGGAGACACTACAGCAGATTAGGGTCAAGTTTTTGAGGCTTATTCACAGGCTGGGTCTTTCTTCTGATGAGCCCATAGCTGCACAAGTTTTGTACCGGATGACACTTATTGCACGAAGGCAAAACAGTCCACTTTTTAGCATTGAGGCTGCAAAGATGAAAGCTTTCCAGCTTGAAGCAGAGGGGAAAGATGATTTGGACTTCTCCGTGAATATCCTGGTTATTGGCAAATCTGGGGTGGGTAAGAGTGCTACCATAAACTCTATCTTTGGAGAGGAAAAAACATCAATTGATGCCTTTGGACCTGCTACCACCAGTGTGAAAGAGATCAGTGGTGTTGTAGATGGTGTTAAGATTCGGGTGTTTGATACACCTGGCCTCAAGTCCTCTGCGATGGAACAGGGTTTCAATCGCAGTGTCTTGTCTTCAGTAAAGAAGTTGACTAAGAAGAACCCCCCTGATATTTTCCTCTATGTCGATCGACTGGATGCCCAAACTAGAGATCTCAATGATCTTCCTATGCTGAAGACTATCACAAGTTGTCTTGGTCCTTCAATATGGCGAAGTGCCATAGTCACCCTCACACATGGAGCTTCTGCACCTCCAGATGGACCTTCTGGATCCCCTTTAAGTTATGAGGTGTTTGTTACTCAAAGATCTCATGTTGTTCAGCAGTCTATCGGGCAAGCAGTAGGCGATTTACGAATGATGAGTCCAAGTTTGATGAATCCTGTCTCTCTGGTAGAAAATCATCCATCTTGTAGGAGGAATAGGGATGGACATAAGATACTACCTAATGGCCAGAGCTGGAGGCCTCAATTACTGCTATTAAGCTACTCAATGAAGATCTTATCTGAAGCAAGTGCACTTTCAAAGCCTGAAGATCCATTTGATCACCGTAAGCTCTTTGGTTTCCGCACACGCTCACCACCTCTTCCGTACATGCTTTCTTCAATGTTGCAGTCACGTGCGCATCCAAAGCTTTCTGCTGAGCAGGGTGGTGACAACGGTGATTCAGACATTGACTTAGATGATTTGTCAGACTCTgaccaagaagaagaagatgagtaCGACCAGCTTCCTCCCTTCAAGCCTCTTCGGAAGGCTCAGCTTGCTAAGCTCAGCAAAGAACAGAGGAAGGCGTACTTTGAGGAGTATGACTATAGGGTCAAGCTCCTTCAGAAGAAACAGTTGAGAGAAGAgttaaaaagaatgaaagagaTGAAAAGTAAGGGAAAAGAGGCGGCAATTGACTATGGTTATGCAGAGGAAGAAGCTGATGCAGGTGCAGCAGCTCCTGTAGCAGTTCCCCTCCCTGACATGGCCCTCCCACCTTCTTTTGATAGTGATAATCCCGCCTACAGGTACCGCTTCTTGGAGCCCACATCACAGTTCCTTGCAAGGCCTGTTCTGGACACGCATGGTTGGGATCATGATTGTGGCTATGATGGTGTTAATGTGGAACAGAGTTTAGCCATTGCAAGTCGTTTCCCTGCTGCAGTTACTGTGCAAATCACCAAAGATAAGAAGGATTTCAGTATCAATTTGGACTCTTCTATTGCTGCCAAGCACGGAGAAAATGGATCAACCATGGCTGGCTTTGATATTCAAAGCATAGGAAAGCAACTTGCCTATATTGTCCGAGGAGAAACCAAAttcaaaaacttgaagaagaacaaGACTGCTTGCGGAATTTCTGTTACATTTCTAGGTGAAAATATGGTTACTGGACTTAAAGTTGAAGATCAGATCATCTTAGGCAAGCAATACGTTCTAGTTGGCAGTGCTGGCACTGTTCGATCTCAGAGTGACACAGCTTATGGGGCGAACTTTGAACTGCAGAGGAGGGAGGCAGATTTCCCAATTGGTCAGGTGCAGTCTACATTGTCTATGTCTGTCATAAAGTGGAGAGGTGATTTGGCTCTAGGTTTCAACAGTATGGCGCAATTCGCTGTGGGACGCAATTCGAAGGTAGCTGTTCGAGCAGGAATCAATAACAAGCTCAGTGGGCAAGTAACCGTGAGGACAAGCAGTTCAGACCATCTCTCTCTTGCACTTACTGCTATTATTCCAACTGCAATTGGCATCTACAGGAAGCTTTGGCCGGATGTTGGCGAGAATTACTCAATCtactaa